A stretch of the Aegilops tauschii subsp. strangulata cultivar AL8/78 chromosome 4, Aet v6.0, whole genome shotgun sequence genome encodes the following:
- the LOC109740657 gene encoding uncharacterized protein, which produces MSADAVDGPPSSQQPPRPTVESVLQLASRDPSAAVPLLPALPPDALADLLCSLSAASPPNHLSLLPALLSLSPNPSAASAAFSSLLNAPSWPSPTLLAVASLLRDLPVSFRSRVPDCLSKVLSLLPGADVQDLPALAYQLLLLASKPLHPRLVLSGLLRFFGGRHGARVRAPPSIARQVAGTVLMHVAFAVKQDPALAREVVAAVKANAAGVLNGFAVAVLLSVARVRRFNDSAVGVLRDAATTSRRDYRMSRRCKWLPDPLKEESVEAAHCVEKALLKAVAESIGGREHVVPSIVQVGFLLLEASNGDPGDEDGPDEGVMSTEEIGVNMLKSLFETHEMARTEIIEQCKFRILSAKPQQSAPVLRLLGCLVRSHPFPMLEYVAHLKELLDYLPFMNDKISTGLINCILPLTKFSRDLKDYIILVVRKAMFKRADAVRIAATNAIVELIVTESEYRKNEANPFQDSSSQPSSSQQPEIHREVGVELFQELSGLLRRCLSQQARVKTVLYEGLIRIVTSDPDVADNVLDFLWPHFLNYYIENAECPLKMDSCFKVENAKVCMVEPLDCLLSCVSCILRAQQNSKCHRPRDAYWKCFGFAPSQDNEVGRSSSRDLFMKGLSNIQKYLRKCLTEDQRGQTQEAGSASSSLEIVQCHNVFMPGIVEVFVDFAASKLAEAADEPKEKLEKEILELVDAHSGFERKTSKSREKVARRRGDSRGATDRQTNEPKENSNASLLKLHEKRGEFMNSSLYELVVMCARQCHADKYDKGSQRPSQSKLNQSSSLLSFVLKACLEMFRSLTAKSSGLAIGNLRRTLYEDVKNLAQPIVKLIWWLTLDSEQKNGGFKKNTTQGKRTVENKKDQLYLALTCFKELFKLSVSEDRSSDIIDLLISSAPSNIEDMMEADQLHDNDTTVTENPEKRGAHVFLNILKMLYARALSQSLSRESEAVSELIFGISRKLHPDQRHLVGHWAAGLCRKNTVQSPTTAQEMVKLAVHLMTTPDDMILVHEMTTELKKLIASGDEESVDSSEAFLIVNCKTKNSLVAVFLHMVDSSLIELEWGLGKLKAMLTLGYGSSNVDEDQPADERTQRMFLEEALYSRSTSVVHVLSSFTHMSLKDSQAEQFLKLTAKFYKLLARISKSQIAPKGYKQFIPGLKFQKMAEVTCRMLTAPLYNFVFTLQESEQPHKKGILAKIKRESKCIPDLIFQVEDYEKYLIQLSKLTKVNLLRHAKRSVARDFRIQPKEKAAEEEREGDSPPATAASPESDPEEDVEEGPDVPADENLQASAQHDDAVQDSESDGEEEEVLVHRKRANANQVVQDSESDGEEEEVLARRKRGKTSQMVQDSESDGEEEELLARRKRAKTNQIIQDSESDEDAEGE; this is translated from the exons ATGTCGGCGGACGCCGTCGATGGCCCTCCCTCGTCGCAGCAACCCCCACGGCCCACCGTGGAATCTGTCCTCCAACTCGCCTCCCGCGACCCCTCAGCCGCGGTTCCCCTCCTACCCGCTCTCCCGCCAGACGCCCTCGCCGacctcctctgctccctctccgccgcctcccccCCGAACCACCTCTCCCTCCTCCCAGCCCTGCTCTCCCTCTCCCCAAACCCCTCGGCGGCCTCCGCTGCCTTCTCCTCCCTCCTCAACGCGCCCAGCTGGCCGTCTCCGACCCTCCTCGCCGTCGCCTCCCTCCTGCGCGACCTCCCCGTGTCATTCCGATCCCGCGTTCCGGACTGCCTATCTAAGGTTCTCTCCCTCCTCCCCGGCGCCGATGTCCAGGACCTCCCCGCGCTCGCCTATCAGCTCCTACTCCTCGCCTCCAAACCGCTCCACCCCCGGCTCGTCCTCTCCGGCCTCCTCCGCTTCTTCGGCGGCCGCCACGGCGCCCGTGTGCGCGCCCCGCCGTCCATCGCACGGCAGGTCGCGGGCACCGTGCTGATGCACGTCGCCTTCGCGGTTAAGCAGGACCCTGCACTGGCAAGGGAGGTGGTAGCCGCCGTCAAGGCCAATGCCGCGGGTGTGCTCAACGGATTCGCCGTGGCGGTACTGCTGTCCGTGGCACGCGTGCGGAGGTTCAATGACAGTGCTGTGGGCGTGCTCCGGGACGCTGCCACTACATCACGCCGGGATTATCGGATGTCGAG GCGCTGCAAGTGGTTGCCAGATCCCCTCAAAGAGGAAAGCGTGGAGGCTGCTCATTGTGTTGAGAAGGCACTACTGAAAGCA GTCGCTGAGAGCATTGGTGGGAGGGAGCATGTTGTTCCAAGCATTGTTCAGGTAGGTTTTCTCCTGTTAGAAGCCTCAAATGGTGATCCAGGGGACGAAGATGGTCCAGACGAAGGGGTTATGAGCACTGAAGAAATTGGTGTTAATATGCTCAAGTCGTTGTTTGAGACCCATGAAATGGCACGCACTGAG ATAATTGAACAATGCAAGTTCCGGATCCTCTCAGCAAAGCCCCAGCAAAGTGCACCAGTTCTTCG GTTGCTTGGATGCTTAGTTCGGAGTCATCCGTTTCCAATGCTAGAATACGTTGCACACCTGAAGGAGTTACTGGACTATTTGCCCTTCATGAATGACAAGATATCGACGGGTCTGATAAATTGCATCTTGCCACTCACTAAGTTCAGCCGTGATCTCAAG GATTACATAATATTGGTAGTAAGGAAGGCCATGTTCAAGCGGGCGGATGCTGTCCGGATTGCCGCTACAAATGCTATAGTTGAGCTGATTGTAACAGAGAGCGAGTATAGGAAAAATGAAGCTAATCCTTTTCAAGATTCATCAAGTCAACCGAGCTCTAGCCAGCAACCTGAAATACATCGAGAGGTTGGTGTGGAACTCTTTCAAGAATTAAGTGGATTGCTTCGCAGATGTCTTTCGCAGCAG GCTAGAGTCAAAACAGTTTTGTACGAGGGTCTCATTCGAATTGTTACCTCCGATCCAGATGTTGCAGACAATGTACTTGATTTCCTGTGGCCCCACTTCTTAAATTATTACATAGAG AATGCAGAATGCCCCCTTAAAATGGATTCATGCTTTAAAGTTGAGAATGCCAAAGTATGTATGGTGGAACCTTTGGATTGCCTACTGTCATGTGTCTCGTGCATTCTTCGAGCTCAACAAAATAGTAAATGTCACCGACCACGTGATGCATATTGGAAGTGTTTCGGTTTTGCTCCTTCCCAGGATAATGAG GTTGGAAGATCCTCATCAAGGGACTTGTTCATGAAAGGATTATCAAATATCCAAAAGTATTTGAGGAAATGCCTCACAGAAG ATCAACGAGGACAGACCCAAGAAGCTGGTTCTGCTTCTTCATCTTTGGAGATAGTCCAGTGTCATAATGTTTTTATGCCTGGAATCGTTGAGGTTTTTGTTGATTTTGCCGCTTCAAAACTAGCGGAAGCTGCTGATGAACCAAAGGAGAAGTTAGAAAAAGAAATACTGGAGCTCGTTGATGCTCACAGTGGCTTTGAGAGGAAAACAAGCAAGAGCAGGGAGAAAGTTGCACGAAGAAGAGGGGATTCAAGAGGTGCTACAGATAGGCAGACTAATGAACCTAAGGAAAATTCAAATGCTTCTTTGCTGAAATTACATGAAAAGAGGGGGGAATTTATGAATTCAAGTTTGTATGAGCTTGTAGTGATGTGTGCCAGACAGTGCCATGCTGATAAATATGATAAAGGCAGCCAGCGTCCTAGCCAATCTAAATTGAATCAGAGCTCCAGTCTATTATCCTTTGTACTGAAAGCCTGCCTTGAGATGTTCAGATCACTTACAGCTAAGTCAAGTGGTCTGGCCATTGGAAATCTAAGAAGAACGCTGTATGAAGATGTAAAAAACTTAGCGCAGCCAATTGTGAAGCTCATATGGTGGCTTACGTTGGATTCAGAGCAAAAGAATGGTGGATTCAAGAAGAACACAACCCAAGGGAAGAGAACAGTTGAAAACAAAAAGGATCAGTTATATCTGGCATTGACATGCTTTAAAGAACTTTTTAAACTAAGTGTATCAGAAGACCGTTCTAGTGACATTATTGATCTTCTGATATCTTCAGCTCCTTCAAATATAGAGGATATGATGGAAGCTGACCAGCTTCATGACAATGACACTACTGTGACTGAGAATCCAGAAAAAAGAGGCGCTCATGTTTTTCTGAACATATTGAAGATGTTATATGCTAGAGCCCTTTCCCAATCCCTTTCACGTGAATCCGAG GCTGTATCTGAACTGATTTTTGGCATATCAAGGAAACTGCATCCGGATCAGAGGCATCTTGTGGGACATTGGGCTGCAGGCTTATGTCGAAAGAATACTGTCCAAAGCCCAACCACCGCACAAGAGATGGTAAAACTTGCTGTCCATCTTATGACAACTCCAGATGACATGATTCTTGTGCATGAGATGACAACAGAGTTGAAGAAGTTAATAGCCTCCGGAGACGAGGAGTCTGTAGATTCTTCCGAGGCATTTCTCATTGTCAATTGTAAAACAAAAAATTCACTTGTTGCTGTCTTCCTTCACATGGTTGATTCATCTCTTATTGAACTGGAATGGGGTCTTGGTAAGCTTAAGGCAATGCTCACATTAGGTTATGGCTCTTCTAATGTTGACGAGGACCAGCCAGCAGATGAAAGGACGCAAAGAATGTTTCTGGAGGAAGCACTCTACTCAAGATCAACATCAGTAGTTCATGTCCTTTCGTCTTTCACACATATGAGCCTTAAGG ATTCTCAGGCAGAGCAGTTTCTGAAACTGACTGCAAAGTTCTACAAGCTCTTGGCTCGCATCTCAAAGTCTCAGATTGCACCTAAGGGCTACAAGCAGTTCATACCAGGTCTCAAATTTCAGAAAATGGCGGAAGTAACTTGCAGGATGCTTACTGCTCCACTTTACAATTTTGTCTTTACACTTCAAGAG AGTGAGCAACCACACAAAAAAGGAATCCTCGCGAAGATTAAAAGGGAGAGCAAATGCATTCCTGATCTTATTTTCCAGGTGGAGGATTATGAGAAGTACCTAATCCAGTTAAGCAAACTCACAAAGGTGAACCTTTTGAGGCATGCCAAGCGTAGCGTAGCAAGAGATTTTCGGATACAACCAAAGGAGAAAGCTGCAGAAGAAGAACGTGAAGGGGATTCTCCTCCAGCGACTGCTGCATCACCTGAGAGTGACCCTGAGGAGGATGTAGAAGAAGGTCCAGATGTTCCCGCTGATGAAAACCTGCAGGCAAGTGCACAACATGATGACGCCGTCCAAGATTCTGAATCCGACGGAGAAGAGGAGGAAGTATTAGTACACAGGAAGAGAGCTAATGCAAACCAAGTTGTCCAAGATTCTGAATCCGATGGAGAAGAGGAGGAAGTATTAGCACGCAGGAAGAGAGGTAAGACAAGCCAGATGGTCCAAGATTCTGAGTCTGATGGAGAAGAGGAGGAACTGTTAGCACGGAGGAAGAGAGCCAAGACAAACCAAATCATCCAAGATTCTGAATCTGATGAAGATGCTGAAGGCGAGTGA
- the LOC109740655 gene encoding large ribosomal subunit protein eL18x — MGIDLVAGGRNKRTKRTAPKSDDVYLKLLVKLYRFLVRRTKSQFNAVILKRLFMSKTNRPPLSLRRLVKFMDGKDNQIAVIVGTITDDKRVYEVPAIKVAALRFTETARARIVNAGGECLTFDQLALRAPLGQYTVLLRGPKNAREAVRHFGKAPGVPHSHTKPYVRSKGRKFEKARGRRNSRGFKV, encoded by the exons atg GGTAtcgacctcgtcgccggcggCCGTAACAAGAGGACCAAGCGCACCGCGCCAAAGTCGGACGATGTCTACCTCAAGCTTCTGGTGAAG CTCTACCGCTTCCTGGTGAGGAGGACCAAGAGCCAGTTCAATGCTGTGATCCTGAAGCGCCTCTTCATGAGCAAGACCAACCGCCCGCCGCTCTCGCTTCGTCGCCTCGTCAAGTTCATGGACGGCAAG GACAACCAAATCGCTGTGATCGTGGGTACCATAACCGACGACAAGAGAGTTTACGAGGTGCCGGCGATCAAGGTGGCAGCGCTCAGGTTCACTGAGACGGCAAGGGCCCGCATTGTGAATGCCGGTGGAGAATGCCTCACCTTTGACCAGCTGGCCCTTCGTGCTCCTCTTGGCCAGTACACG GTTCTCCTGAGGGGCCCTAAGAACGCCCGTGAGGCAGTGAGGCACTTCGGTAAGGCTCCTGGTGTGCCGCACAGCCATACCAAGCCTTATGTCCGCTCGAAGGGAAGGAAGTTTGAGAAGGCAAGAGGAAGGAGGAACAGCAGAGGCTTCAAGGTCTAG